One genomic segment of Thermogemmatispora onikobensis includes these proteins:
- a CDS encoding ABC transporter ATP-binding protein, with protein sequence MPAGGDEQGRPALGRTILQVEEVTRSLPLGHERIEILRGISFSVRQGEFVAIVGPSGSGKSTLLGIIAGLDNPTSGRVLIDGIDVTRMSEGKLAAVRNQKIGMVFQAFNLIPTLTAQENVEIPLYVGRHKGSPASRARELLELVGLSHRLNHRPTQLSGGEQQRVAVARALATDPPIVIADEPTGNLDAANGEKLLQLITYLRHTTGKTFIIATHDATVASHADRAIRIVDGRIAAIEVLREEAIRS encoded by the coding sequence ATGCCAGCAGGAGGAGATGAACAAGGGCGGCCAGCGCTGGGGAGGACAATCCTGCAGGTTGAGGAGGTAACGCGCAGTCTGCCACTTGGTCACGAACGTATCGAGATTCTGCGCGGTATCAGTTTCAGCGTGCGGCAAGGGGAATTTGTGGCCATTGTGGGGCCCTCGGGGTCGGGCAAGAGCACTTTACTGGGGATCATCGCGGGCCTGGACAATCCAACCAGTGGGCGGGTCCTCATTGACGGTATTGATGTCACGCGCATGAGCGAGGGCAAACTGGCCGCTGTGCGCAACCAGAAAATCGGTATGGTCTTCCAGGCCTTTAACCTGATCCCCACCCTCACAGCCCAAGAGAACGTCGAAATTCCCCTCTATGTTGGCAGGCACAAAGGGTCACCGGCGTCCCGGGCGCGCGAACTTCTGGAGCTGGTTGGTCTCTCCCACCGGCTCAATCACCGTCCGACGCAGCTTTCGGGAGGCGAGCAGCAGCGTGTTGCTGTTGCCCGTGCTCTGGCAACTGACCCTCCGATTGTGATCGCTGACGAGCCAACCGGGAATCTCGACGCCGCCAATGGCGAGAAGTTGCTGCAGCTGATCACTTACCTGCGTCATACTACCGGCAAAACCTTTATTATTGCCACACACGATGCAACAGTGGCCAGCCACGCCGATCGCGCCATTCGCATTGTTGACGGTCGCATTGCCGCGATCGAAGTGCTCAGGGAGGAGGCTATCCGTTCATGA